A window of Cyclopterus lumpus isolate fCycLum1 chromosome 14, fCycLum1.pri, whole genome shotgun sequence contains these coding sequences:
- the tbc1d8b gene encoding TBC1 domain family member 8B isoform X3: MWLKPDEILLKNAFKLWVTEEDNKYFVLQRRRGYGEGGGGLTGLLVGTLDTVLDSTSKVAPYRILHHTPDSQVYWSIACGVTKEEIVQHWDWLQQTIMRTLSVFDSSEDITSFVQGKIRGLIAEEGKTSLVLEEDPEKFREALLRFEKWFELPPKEKLVTYYSCSYWKGKVPCQGWLYLSTNFMCFYSYLLGAEVKLIISWDEIWRLEKTSNVILTESIHVLVHGEDHYFSMLMHLNETFVIMEQLADYSIKRLFDKEAFQREPALSDPLQITKRGLEAHAKSEQFRTFFRLPKEENLLEVHESFLWVPFSHFNTLGKICLSESYLCFASQDGSQCHVIIPMREVINVEKPDSGNRALTVCVRGKRALRFSEVRDYQRLANSIRSRCGISASPQHSASSQAIRGECQSLINHFDDNPEDVTLMVGQKDSSKAVSTEALMTVFHPQDVENLDPKMLKEKMKEQSWNIHFSEYGRGTSMFFTRKTRDLIVRGVPEALRGELWMLFSGAVNDMATHPGYYSDLVEQSLGTSTLATDEIERDLHRSLPEHPAFQSDTGISALRRVLTAYAYRNPKIGYCQAMNILTSVLLLYAKEEEAFWLLVAVCERMLPDYFNRRIIGALVDQAVFEDLIREHLPQLVENMTDLSFFSSVSLSWFLTLFISVLPIESAVNVVDCFFYDGIKAILQLGLAVLDYNMGALISCHDDAEAVTILNKFFDSVTNKDSPLPSTVQQASVGSNDKTSHLNVDISELIREAYEKYGNIRSEEIESSRKRNKLHVIQTLEDTTKQNVIRVVTQEVRFSASHLDGLYNLFKRQHFLCCYWTMKSPALLHHDPSLAYLEQYQLGFQQFSVLFSLLEPWAFCNVKSAVSLWVFRLIDENQDGLVNFKEFCYALDTLYSGSFTNKLKFLFKLHLPPGRGKVDLQAYLKQWQNEILKKEETIKDLPRINQTQFIQFSKTLYNIFHGDPEEESLYRAVAHVTSLLLRMEEVGRRLQEPSSPSESTKPAAADEEEPSTEETATTPESSDTSSSRNSQDAGTDLTEIEWSFSFEQVLASLLNEPTVVRFFERPVDVQTKLGQARVSQLKLKANQ; this comes from the exons GCCTCCTTGTGGGAACGCTGGATACTGTGTTGGACTCCACATCCAAAGTTGCTCCCTACCGCATTCTGCACCACACACCAGACTCACAAGTGTATTGGTCCATAGCATGTG GTGTCACCAAAGAGGAAATTGTTCAGCACTGGGATTGGCTGCAGCAGACCATCATGAGGACACTCTCTGTGTTTGACTCCAGCGAAGACATCACCAGCTTTGTACAGGGCAAGATTAGA GGTCTTATTGCTGAGGAAGGGAAGACATCCCTGGTGCTGGAGGAAGATCCCGAGAAGTTCCGAGAAGCACTTTTGAGGTTTGAGAAGTGGTTTGAGCTGCCGCCAAAGGAAAAACTGGTCACATATTACTCATGTAGCTACTGGAAAGGCAAAGTACCCTGCCAGGGATGGCTCTACCTCAGCACTAACTTCATGTGCTTCTATTCATACCTGCTGGGAGCTGAGG TGAAACTGATCATCTCCTGGGATGAAATCTGGAGGCTGGAGAAAACCTCGAACGTTATCCTGACTGAGAGCATCCATGTCTTGGTCCATGGGGAGGATCACTACTTTTCCATGCTGATGCACCTCAATGAAACATTTGTTATCATGGAACAGCTGGCTGACTACTCCATCAAGCGCCTTTTTGATAAAGAGGCCTTCCAGAGAGAGCCAGCGCTCTCCGATCCCCTGCAAATTACCAAGAG AGGCTTAGAAGCTCATGCAAAGAGTGAGCAGTTCCGGACATTTTTCAGGCTTCCCAAAGAGGAAAACCTGTTGGAGGTGCATGAGAGCTTCCTGTGGGTGCCCTTCAGCCATTTTAACACCCTTGGCaagatctgtctgtctgagagCTACCTGTGTTTCGCCAGCCAAGATGGAAGCCAATGTCATGTCATCATTCCAATGCGAGag GTCATCAATGTCGAGAAGCCAGACTCCGGCAACAGGGCTCTTACGGTGTGCGTGCGTGGAAAGCGAGCGCTGCGTTTCTCCGAGGTGCGGGACTACCAGCGGCTCGCCAACTCGATCCGTAGCAGGTGTGGGATTAGTGCCAGCCCTCAGCACTCTGCGTCATCACAG GCCATACGAGGCGAGTGCCAGTCGCTCATCAACCACTTTGATGACAACCCAGAGGACGTAACGCTGATGGTCGGACAGAAAGACAGCAGCAAGGCTGTCAGCACCGAGGCTCTCATGACCGTTTTCCACCCCCAGGATGTTGAAAACCTTGACCCCAAAATG CTTAAAGAAAAGATGAAGGAACAGTCGTGGAACATCCATTTCTCTGAATATGGACGTGGCACGAGTATGTTCTTCACCAGGAAGACTCGAGACTTGATTGTTCGTGGCGTTCCCGAGGCCTTGAGAGGAGAGCTGTGGATGCTTTTTTCAG GAGCTGTTAACGACATGGCCACTCATCCCGGCTATTACAGTGATCTGGTTGAACAGTCGCTGGGCACAAGCACTTTGGCTACAGATGAGATCGAGAGAGACCTGCACCGCTCTCTGCCAGAGCACCCCGCCTTTCAGAGCGACACCGGAATCTCAGCTCTACGCAGAGTCCTCACTGCCTATGCATACAGGAACCCCAAAATTGGCTACTGCCAG GCCATGAACATTCTCACCTCCGTTCTCCTGCTCTACGCCAAAGAAGAGGAGGCTTTCTGGCTCTTAGTGGCCGTCTGTGAGAGGATGTTACCGGATTACTTTAACCGCCGGATTATTG GCGCTTTGGTCGACCAGGCGGTGTTTGAGGATCTGATTAGGGAACATCTCCCCCAGCTGGTGGAGAACATGACAGACCTGAGTTTCTTCTCGTCCGTGTCCTTGTCCTGGTTCCTCACTCTTTTCATCAGTGTGCTCCCCATCGAGAGTGCCGTGAACGTGGTGGACTGTTTTTTCTACGACGGCATAAAAGCCATCCTGCAGCTCGGCCTGGCAGTGCTGGACTACAACATGGGGGCTCTGATCAGCTGCCACGACGATGCAGAGGCCGTCACCATCCTCAACAA ATTCTTTGACAGCGTGACAAACAAAGACAGCCCCCTGCCTTCAACAGTGCAGCAAGCTTCAGTGGGCAGTAACGATAAAACCTCACACCTCAACGTGGATATCAGCGAACTGATCCGAGAGGCCTACGAG AAATATGGAAATATCCGTTCAGAGGAAATCGAGAGTTCAcggaaaagaaacaaactgcATGTGATCCAGACACTGGAGGATACAACCAAACAAAATGTG ATTCGGGTGGTGACCCAAGAAGTCAGATTCAGTGCCTCACATCTTGATGGGCTTTATAACTTGTTCAAA aGGCAGCATTTTCTTTGCTGCTACTGGACAATGAAGAGTCCAGCTCTGCTCCATCATGACCCCAGCCTGGCCTATTTGGAGCAGTACCAGTTGGGTTTCCAACAGTTCAGCGTGCTCTTCTCTCTGCTGGAGCCCTGGGCTTTCTGCAACGTCAAGAGCGCCGTTTCCCTCTGGGTCTTCCGCCTGATAGACGAGAACCAGGACGGCCTCGTCAACTTTAAAGAGTTCTGCTATGCCCTCG ATACTTTGTACAGTGGATCGTTCACAAATAAGCTGAAGTTCCTCTTCAAGCTGCACCTGCCACCAG GTAGAGGAAAAGTGGACCTACAGGCCTACCTGAAACAATGGCAAAATGAAATACTTAAGAAAGAAGAAACTATTAAAGACCTACCCCGAATTAATCAG ACTCAGTTCATACAGTTCTCCAAGACCCTGTACAACATCTTTCATGGTGATCCAGAGGAGGAGTCTCTGTACCGAGCCGTGGCTCATGTGACCAGTCTTCTcctgaggatggaggaggtggggcGGAGGCTGCAGGAGCCGAGCAGCCCGTCCGAGTCCACAAAACCGGCCGCTGCGGATGAGGAGGAGCCTTCAACGGAAGAAACAGCTACGACCCCGGAGAGCTCCGACACCTCCAGCTCCCGCAACAGTCAGGATGCAGGGACCGACCTCACCGAGATCGAGTGGTCGTTTTCCTTCGAGCAGGTCCTTGCTTCTCTGCTCAACGAGCCGACCGTAGTCCGCTTCTTCGAAAGGCCCGTCGACGTTCAGACTAAACTGGGACAAGCGAGGGTTTCCCAGCTGAAGCTAAAGGCAAATCAGTGA
- the tbc1d8b gene encoding TBC1 domain family member 8B isoform X2 — protein sequence MWLKPDEILLKNAFKLWVTEEDNKYFVLQRRRGYGEGGGGLTGLLVGTLDTVLDSTSKVAPYRILHHTPDSQVYWSIACGVTKEEIVQHWDWLQQTIMRTLSVFDSSEDITSFVQGKIRGLIAEEGKTSLVLEEDPEKFREALLRFEKWFELPPKEKLVTYYSCSYWKGKVPCQGWLYLSTNFMCFYSYLLGAEVKLIISWDEIWRLEKTSNVILTESIHVLVHGEDHYFSMLMHLNETFVIMEQLADYSIKRLFDKEAFQREPALSDPLQITKRGLEAHAKSEQFRTFFRLPKEENLLEVHESFLWVPFSHFNTLGKICLSESYLCFASQDGSQCHVIIPMREVINVEKPDSGNRALTVCVRGKRALRFSEVRDYQRLANSIRSRCGISASPQHSASSQAIRGECQSLINHFDDNPEDVTLMVGQKDSSKAVSTEALMTVFHPQDVENLDPKMLKEKMKEQSWNIHFSEYGRGTSMFFTRKTRDLIVRGVPEALRGELWMLFSGAVNDMATHPGYYSDLVEQSLGTSTLATDEIERDLHRSLPEHPAFQSDTGISALRRVLTAYAYRNPKIGYCQAMNILTSVLLLYAKEEEAFWLLVAVCERMLPDYFNRRIIGALVDQAVFEDLIREHLPQLVENMTDLSFFSSVSLSWFLTLFISVLPIESAVNVVDCFFYDGIKAILQLGLAVLDYNMGALISCHDDAEAVTILNKFFDSVTNKDSPLPSTVQQASVGSNDKTSHLNVDISELIREAYEKYGNIRSEEIESSRKRNKLHVIQTLEDTTKQNVIRVVTQEVRFSASHLDGLYNLFKRQHFLCCYWTMKSPALLHHDPSLAYLEQYQLGFQQFSVLFSLLEPWAFCNVKSAVSLWVFRLIDENQDGLVNFKEFCYALDTLYSGSFTNKLKFLFKLHLPPAFDLPQDGVIKKSPERGRGKVDLQAYLKQWQNEILKKEETIKDLPRINQTQFIQFSKTLYNIFHGDPEEESLYRAVAHVTSLLLRMEEVGRRLQEPSSPSESTKPAAADEEEPSTEETATTPESSDTSSSRNSQDAGTDLTEIEWSFSFEQVLASLLNEPTVVRFFERPVDVQTKLGQARVSQLKLKANQ from the exons GCCTCCTTGTGGGAACGCTGGATACTGTGTTGGACTCCACATCCAAAGTTGCTCCCTACCGCATTCTGCACCACACACCAGACTCACAAGTGTATTGGTCCATAGCATGTG GTGTCACCAAAGAGGAAATTGTTCAGCACTGGGATTGGCTGCAGCAGACCATCATGAGGACACTCTCTGTGTTTGACTCCAGCGAAGACATCACCAGCTTTGTACAGGGCAAGATTAGA GGTCTTATTGCTGAGGAAGGGAAGACATCCCTGGTGCTGGAGGAAGATCCCGAGAAGTTCCGAGAAGCACTTTTGAGGTTTGAGAAGTGGTTTGAGCTGCCGCCAAAGGAAAAACTGGTCACATATTACTCATGTAGCTACTGGAAAGGCAAAGTACCCTGCCAGGGATGGCTCTACCTCAGCACTAACTTCATGTGCTTCTATTCATACCTGCTGGGAGCTGAGG TGAAACTGATCATCTCCTGGGATGAAATCTGGAGGCTGGAGAAAACCTCGAACGTTATCCTGACTGAGAGCATCCATGTCTTGGTCCATGGGGAGGATCACTACTTTTCCATGCTGATGCACCTCAATGAAACATTTGTTATCATGGAACAGCTGGCTGACTACTCCATCAAGCGCCTTTTTGATAAAGAGGCCTTCCAGAGAGAGCCAGCGCTCTCCGATCCCCTGCAAATTACCAAGAG AGGCTTAGAAGCTCATGCAAAGAGTGAGCAGTTCCGGACATTTTTCAGGCTTCCCAAAGAGGAAAACCTGTTGGAGGTGCATGAGAGCTTCCTGTGGGTGCCCTTCAGCCATTTTAACACCCTTGGCaagatctgtctgtctgagagCTACCTGTGTTTCGCCAGCCAAGATGGAAGCCAATGTCATGTCATCATTCCAATGCGAGag GTCATCAATGTCGAGAAGCCAGACTCCGGCAACAGGGCTCTTACGGTGTGCGTGCGTGGAAAGCGAGCGCTGCGTTTCTCCGAGGTGCGGGACTACCAGCGGCTCGCCAACTCGATCCGTAGCAGGTGTGGGATTAGTGCCAGCCCTCAGCACTCTGCGTCATCACAG GCCATACGAGGCGAGTGCCAGTCGCTCATCAACCACTTTGATGACAACCCAGAGGACGTAACGCTGATGGTCGGACAGAAAGACAGCAGCAAGGCTGTCAGCACCGAGGCTCTCATGACCGTTTTCCACCCCCAGGATGTTGAAAACCTTGACCCCAAAATG CTTAAAGAAAAGATGAAGGAACAGTCGTGGAACATCCATTTCTCTGAATATGGACGTGGCACGAGTATGTTCTTCACCAGGAAGACTCGAGACTTGATTGTTCGTGGCGTTCCCGAGGCCTTGAGAGGAGAGCTGTGGATGCTTTTTTCAG GAGCTGTTAACGACATGGCCACTCATCCCGGCTATTACAGTGATCTGGTTGAACAGTCGCTGGGCACAAGCACTTTGGCTACAGATGAGATCGAGAGAGACCTGCACCGCTCTCTGCCAGAGCACCCCGCCTTTCAGAGCGACACCGGAATCTCAGCTCTACGCAGAGTCCTCACTGCCTATGCATACAGGAACCCCAAAATTGGCTACTGCCAG GCCATGAACATTCTCACCTCCGTTCTCCTGCTCTACGCCAAAGAAGAGGAGGCTTTCTGGCTCTTAGTGGCCGTCTGTGAGAGGATGTTACCGGATTACTTTAACCGCCGGATTATTG GCGCTTTGGTCGACCAGGCGGTGTTTGAGGATCTGATTAGGGAACATCTCCCCCAGCTGGTGGAGAACATGACAGACCTGAGTTTCTTCTCGTCCGTGTCCTTGTCCTGGTTCCTCACTCTTTTCATCAGTGTGCTCCCCATCGAGAGTGCCGTGAACGTGGTGGACTGTTTTTTCTACGACGGCATAAAAGCCATCCTGCAGCTCGGCCTGGCAGTGCTGGACTACAACATGGGGGCTCTGATCAGCTGCCACGACGATGCAGAGGCCGTCACCATCCTCAACAA ATTCTTTGACAGCGTGACAAACAAAGACAGCCCCCTGCCTTCAACAGTGCAGCAAGCTTCAGTGGGCAGTAACGATAAAACCTCACACCTCAACGTGGATATCAGCGAACTGATCCGAGAGGCCTACGAG AAATATGGAAATATCCGTTCAGAGGAAATCGAGAGTTCAcggaaaagaaacaaactgcATGTGATCCAGACACTGGAGGATACAACCAAACAAAATGTG ATTCGGGTGGTGACCCAAGAAGTCAGATTCAGTGCCTCACATCTTGATGGGCTTTATAACTTGTTCAAA aGGCAGCATTTTCTTTGCTGCTACTGGACAATGAAGAGTCCAGCTCTGCTCCATCATGACCCCAGCCTGGCCTATTTGGAGCAGTACCAGTTGGGTTTCCAACAGTTCAGCGTGCTCTTCTCTCTGCTGGAGCCCTGGGCTTTCTGCAACGTCAAGAGCGCCGTTTCCCTCTGGGTCTTCCGCCTGATAGACGAGAACCAGGACGGCCTCGTCAACTTTAAAGAGTTCTGCTATGCCCTCG ATACTTTGTACAGTGGATCGTTCACAAATAAGCTGAAGTTCCTCTTCAAGCTGCACCTGCCACCAG cATTTGATCTACCACAAGATGGCGTGATAAAGAAAAGCCCTGAAAGAG GTAGAGGAAAAGTGGACCTACAGGCCTACCTGAAACAATGGCAAAATGAAATACTTAAGAAAGAAGAAACTATTAAAGACCTACCCCGAATTAATCAG ACTCAGTTCATACAGTTCTCCAAGACCCTGTACAACATCTTTCATGGTGATCCAGAGGAGGAGTCTCTGTACCGAGCCGTGGCTCATGTGACCAGTCTTCTcctgaggatggaggaggtggggcGGAGGCTGCAGGAGCCGAGCAGCCCGTCCGAGTCCACAAAACCGGCCGCTGCGGATGAGGAGGAGCCTTCAACGGAAGAAACAGCTACGACCCCGGAGAGCTCCGACACCTCCAGCTCCCGCAACAGTCAGGATGCAGGGACCGACCTCACCGAGATCGAGTGGTCGTTTTCCTTCGAGCAGGTCCTTGCTTCTCTGCTCAACGAGCCGACCGTAGTCCGCTTCTTCGAAAGGCCCGTCGACGTTCAGACTAAACTGGGACAAGCGAGGGTTTCCCAGCTGAAGCTAAAGGCAAATCAGTGA
- the tbc1d8b gene encoding TBC1 domain family member 8B isoform X1 produces MWLKPDEILLKNAFKLWVTEEDNKYFVLQRRRGYGEGGGGLTGLLVGTLDTVLDSTSKVAPYRILHHTPDSQVYWSIACGVTKEEIVQHWDWLQQTIMRTLSVFDSSEDITSFVQGKIRGLIAEEGKTSLVLEEDPEKFREALLRFEKWFELPPKEKLVTYYSCSYWKGKVPCQGWLYLSTNFMCFYSYLLGAEVKLIISWDEIWRLEKTSNVILTESIHVLVHGEDHYFSMLMHLNETFVIMEQLADYSIKRLFDKEAFQREPALSDPLQITKRGLEAHAKSEQFRTFFRLPKEENLLEVHESFLWVPFSHFNTLGKICLSESYLCFASQDGSQCHVIIPMREVINVEKPDSGNRALTVCVRGKRALRFSEVRDYQRLANSIRSRCGISASPQHSASSQAIRGECQSLINHFDDNPEDVTLMVGQKDSSKAVSTEALMTVFHPQDVENLDPKMLKEKMKEQSWNIHFSEYGRGTSMFFTRKTRDLIVRGVPEALRGELWMLFSGAVNDMATHPGYYSDLVEQSLGTSTLATDEIERDLHRSLPEHPAFQSDTGISALRRVLTAYAYRNPKIGYCQAMNILTSVLLLYAKEEEAFWLLVAVCERMLPDYFNRRIIGALVDQAVFEDLIREHLPQLVENMTDLSFFSSVSLSWFLTLFISVLPIESAVNVVDCFFYDGIKAILQLGLAVLDYNMGALISCHDDAEAVTILNKFFDSVTNKDSPLPSTVQQASVGSNDKTSHLNVDISELIREAYEKYGNIRSEEIESSRKRNKLHVIQTLEDTTKQNVIRVVTQEVRFSASHLDGLYNLFKRQHFLCCYWTMKSPALLHHDPSLAYLEQYQLGFQQFSVLFSLLEPWAFCNVKSAVSLWVFRLIDENQDGLVNFKEFCYALDTLYSGSFTNKLKFLFKLHLPPAFTGSPLHLKEQRIQHFIPVTEDSSHLSRLSAFDLPQDGVIKKSPERGRGKVDLQAYLKQWQNEILKKEETIKDLPRINQTQFIQFSKTLYNIFHGDPEEESLYRAVAHVTSLLLRMEEVGRRLQEPSSPSESTKPAAADEEEPSTEETATTPESSDTSSSRNSQDAGTDLTEIEWSFSFEQVLASLLNEPTVVRFFERPVDVQTKLGQARVSQLKLKANQ; encoded by the exons GCCTCCTTGTGGGAACGCTGGATACTGTGTTGGACTCCACATCCAAAGTTGCTCCCTACCGCATTCTGCACCACACACCAGACTCACAAGTGTATTGGTCCATAGCATGTG GTGTCACCAAAGAGGAAATTGTTCAGCACTGGGATTGGCTGCAGCAGACCATCATGAGGACACTCTCTGTGTTTGACTCCAGCGAAGACATCACCAGCTTTGTACAGGGCAAGATTAGA GGTCTTATTGCTGAGGAAGGGAAGACATCCCTGGTGCTGGAGGAAGATCCCGAGAAGTTCCGAGAAGCACTTTTGAGGTTTGAGAAGTGGTTTGAGCTGCCGCCAAAGGAAAAACTGGTCACATATTACTCATGTAGCTACTGGAAAGGCAAAGTACCCTGCCAGGGATGGCTCTACCTCAGCACTAACTTCATGTGCTTCTATTCATACCTGCTGGGAGCTGAGG TGAAACTGATCATCTCCTGGGATGAAATCTGGAGGCTGGAGAAAACCTCGAACGTTATCCTGACTGAGAGCATCCATGTCTTGGTCCATGGGGAGGATCACTACTTTTCCATGCTGATGCACCTCAATGAAACATTTGTTATCATGGAACAGCTGGCTGACTACTCCATCAAGCGCCTTTTTGATAAAGAGGCCTTCCAGAGAGAGCCAGCGCTCTCCGATCCCCTGCAAATTACCAAGAG AGGCTTAGAAGCTCATGCAAAGAGTGAGCAGTTCCGGACATTTTTCAGGCTTCCCAAAGAGGAAAACCTGTTGGAGGTGCATGAGAGCTTCCTGTGGGTGCCCTTCAGCCATTTTAACACCCTTGGCaagatctgtctgtctgagagCTACCTGTGTTTCGCCAGCCAAGATGGAAGCCAATGTCATGTCATCATTCCAATGCGAGag GTCATCAATGTCGAGAAGCCAGACTCCGGCAACAGGGCTCTTACGGTGTGCGTGCGTGGAAAGCGAGCGCTGCGTTTCTCCGAGGTGCGGGACTACCAGCGGCTCGCCAACTCGATCCGTAGCAGGTGTGGGATTAGTGCCAGCCCTCAGCACTCTGCGTCATCACAG GCCATACGAGGCGAGTGCCAGTCGCTCATCAACCACTTTGATGACAACCCAGAGGACGTAACGCTGATGGTCGGACAGAAAGACAGCAGCAAGGCTGTCAGCACCGAGGCTCTCATGACCGTTTTCCACCCCCAGGATGTTGAAAACCTTGACCCCAAAATG CTTAAAGAAAAGATGAAGGAACAGTCGTGGAACATCCATTTCTCTGAATATGGACGTGGCACGAGTATGTTCTTCACCAGGAAGACTCGAGACTTGATTGTTCGTGGCGTTCCCGAGGCCTTGAGAGGAGAGCTGTGGATGCTTTTTTCAG GAGCTGTTAACGACATGGCCACTCATCCCGGCTATTACAGTGATCTGGTTGAACAGTCGCTGGGCACAAGCACTTTGGCTACAGATGAGATCGAGAGAGACCTGCACCGCTCTCTGCCAGAGCACCCCGCCTTTCAGAGCGACACCGGAATCTCAGCTCTACGCAGAGTCCTCACTGCCTATGCATACAGGAACCCCAAAATTGGCTACTGCCAG GCCATGAACATTCTCACCTCCGTTCTCCTGCTCTACGCCAAAGAAGAGGAGGCTTTCTGGCTCTTAGTGGCCGTCTGTGAGAGGATGTTACCGGATTACTTTAACCGCCGGATTATTG GCGCTTTGGTCGACCAGGCGGTGTTTGAGGATCTGATTAGGGAACATCTCCCCCAGCTGGTGGAGAACATGACAGACCTGAGTTTCTTCTCGTCCGTGTCCTTGTCCTGGTTCCTCACTCTTTTCATCAGTGTGCTCCCCATCGAGAGTGCCGTGAACGTGGTGGACTGTTTTTTCTACGACGGCATAAAAGCCATCCTGCAGCTCGGCCTGGCAGTGCTGGACTACAACATGGGGGCTCTGATCAGCTGCCACGACGATGCAGAGGCCGTCACCATCCTCAACAA ATTCTTTGACAGCGTGACAAACAAAGACAGCCCCCTGCCTTCAACAGTGCAGCAAGCTTCAGTGGGCAGTAACGATAAAACCTCACACCTCAACGTGGATATCAGCGAACTGATCCGAGAGGCCTACGAG AAATATGGAAATATCCGTTCAGAGGAAATCGAGAGTTCAcggaaaagaaacaaactgcATGTGATCCAGACACTGGAGGATACAACCAAACAAAATGTG ATTCGGGTGGTGACCCAAGAAGTCAGATTCAGTGCCTCACATCTTGATGGGCTTTATAACTTGTTCAAA aGGCAGCATTTTCTTTGCTGCTACTGGACAATGAAGAGTCCAGCTCTGCTCCATCATGACCCCAGCCTGGCCTATTTGGAGCAGTACCAGTTGGGTTTCCAACAGTTCAGCGTGCTCTTCTCTCTGCTGGAGCCCTGGGCTTTCTGCAACGTCAAGAGCGCCGTTTCCCTCTGGGTCTTCCGCCTGATAGACGAGAACCAGGACGGCCTCGTCAACTTTAAAGAGTTCTGCTATGCCCTCG ATACTTTGTACAGTGGATCGTTCACAAATAAGCTGAAGTTCCTCTTCAAGCTGCACCTGCCACCAG CTTTCACAGGTAGTCCTTTGCACTTAAAGGAACAAAGAATCCAGCACTTTATTCCAGTGACTGAAGACTCTTCTCACTTGAGTAGACTCTCTG cATTTGATCTACCACAAGATGGCGTGATAAAGAAAAGCCCTGAAAGAG GTAGAGGAAAAGTGGACCTACAGGCCTACCTGAAACAATGGCAAAATGAAATACTTAAGAAAGAAGAAACTATTAAAGACCTACCCCGAATTAATCAG ACTCAGTTCATACAGTTCTCCAAGACCCTGTACAACATCTTTCATGGTGATCCAGAGGAGGAGTCTCTGTACCGAGCCGTGGCTCATGTGACCAGTCTTCTcctgaggatggaggaggtggggcGGAGGCTGCAGGAGCCGAGCAGCCCGTCCGAGTCCACAAAACCGGCCGCTGCGGATGAGGAGGAGCCTTCAACGGAAGAAACAGCTACGACCCCGGAGAGCTCCGACACCTCCAGCTCCCGCAACAGTCAGGATGCAGGGACCGACCTCACCGAGATCGAGTGGTCGTTTTCCTTCGAGCAGGTCCTTGCTTCTCTGCTCAACGAGCCGACCGTAGTCCGCTTCTTCGAAAGGCCCGTCGACGTTCAGACTAAACTGGGACAAGCGAGGGTTTCCCAGCTGAAGCTAAAGGCAAATCAGTGA